One region of Dokdonia sp. 4H-3-7-5 genomic DNA includes:
- a CDS encoding Ig-like domain-containing protein: MLLLIGSFSVLGTFEMHSQVIGQQEASITQGVTFQWEDDQDVNGDNDIDNTENNRSATIQSITVGNDVFNTFVAPSGYQLTRLGGNGNIAARHSRNGIVLNRTTPPFSGEVIGTSASATFDPTDTGSAWDNAALAAFQDKNLNHYFTSNGNGQNICGNFSGVVDTGNAQKQTLFYNPPIPSNQDGIIAITERGGNNCFYIRFYGTKLGSNTETILGDTFVRTSGDLRGGDGPNPPAPGSDYWESDREIENSQSIAIALFELNSVAPTGSKITRVEFVAASLDDGDGKLFILQKYAVDQLEIGCLNEKFEGNIDLSNNVPQGSTYSVVSGPSPAGEAFNLNSNGTFSYTPPAGYTGSVVFEYQVCLPAPNSSVCDTAFVTLDYVSPPEAAIIDLDCNSNGTTNLIVTSPLGNNLEYSINNGPFQSDTTFSNLSEGSYVVTVRDKNTGCSQASVSGFVIENLEVAIPIDVADVSCFGGNDGAINLEPSGGKAPYEFEWSNGATTEDLSGLSAGTYTVVVTDAYGCELEATAVVSGPAKAVSIKPNTVITAVSCFEGNDGAINITPDGGTPPYTYVWSNGATTQDISNLEAGSYTVTVIDANNCEAESTFSVEQPTAALSITDTITNVLCNGDDSGAVQLTVSGGTAPYTYEWSDGSTTANLEDVTAGSYSVVVRDANDCEIQESFTITEPDSPLSINLTRENATTAQNCADGTAIAAVTGGTAPYTYLWSNGATVATISNLADGTYSVTVKDANGCEITQSVVVDCINTCDAVIAIGTVRDVLCAGEETGSTTVSASSEANPDALFTFTWSNGDVDAGVTSSTLDNIGAGVYTVSVTIDGTVCQPVEQSVTISEPSSAVGVTIVTEDETGPGLSNGEAKATATGGVAPYTYSWSTGATTAEINNLSPGDYTVEVTDANGCTVENTVTINPGSCNNLAITTGVEDVTCNGFSDGSIISTTTGGNGPFTYSWSNGATTENINNVTAGSYTVTVTDSFTNCTAQSTVTVNEPTVLSAGIAVNNVLCFGESTGSLNLTVSGGTPDYTYEWSGGQTIEDLTALPAGNYSVIVTDGNGCTTTAQAVISQPASAVTADVSSTNENGATANDGTATVLPEGGTMPYTILWSNGETTNTIDGLDAGDYAVVVTDANGCTYEETITVASTNQVPAPVNDSATTSEDTAVAINVTDNDSFGSDGPNDSVIVITEQPENGSVTVDDGGTPNDPTDDTVLYTPEPDFNGTDTFEYEITDSNGDSETATVTVVVTPVDDVVSDTSNTDEDVPVEIDVLGNDTFDENADVAITDVTDPANGTVEINDNGTVTYTPNPDFNGEDTFEYTVTVTNPDGTTTTETAIVTVTVSPIVDVADDAETTPEDTPVNVDVLGNDTFEGTNNEVTDVTDPANGTVVINDDGTVTYTPDPDFNGEDTFDYTVTVTNPDGTTTTETATVVVTVTPEEDVMDDAATTPEDTPVDIDVLENDGFDPAADVAVTDVTDPANGTVVINDDGTVTYTPDPDFNGEDTFDYTVTVTNPDGTTTTETATVVVTVTPEEDVMDDAATTPEDTPVDIDVLENDGFDPAADVAVTDVTDPANGTVVINDDGTVTYTPDPDFNGEDTFDYTVTVTNPDGTTTTETATVVVTVTPEEDVMDDAATTPEDTPVDIDVLENDGFNPAADVAVTDVTDPANGTVVINDDGTVTYTPDPDFNGEDTFDYTVTVTNPDGTTTTETATVVVTVTPEEDVMDDAATTPEDTPVDIDVLENDGFDPAADVAVTDVTDPANGTVVINDDGTVTYTPDPDFNGEDTFDYTVTVTNPDGTTTTETATVVVTVTPEQDVMDDAATTPEDTPVDIDVLENDGFDPAADVAVTDVTDPANGTVVINDDGTVTYTPDPDFNGEDTFDYTVTVTNPDGTTTTETATVVVTVTPEEDVMDDAATTPEDTPVDIDVLENDGFDPAADVAVTDVTDPANGTVVINDDGTVTYTPDPDFNGEDTFDYTVTVTNPDGTTTTETATVVVTVTPEEDVMDDAATTPEDTPVDIDVLENDGFDPAADVAVTDVTDPANGTVVINDDGTVTYTPDPNFNGEDTFDYTVTVTNPDGTTTTETATVVVTVTPDNPSLDLFKEGNYEDTNEDGVVNLGDSIIYNFIVFNNGDVPLSNITLTDELVEVMGGPIDLEVGESDSMTFTAIYAITQDDINAGAVYNQAIATGEDPAGELATDASEDPTGIDPNNPLNDPDCMECTITVLNQDPEIAIVKTGLFNDQNGDGFAQAGETITYNFSVTNTGNVTVTNIVVTDPLVTVTGGPIDLVPGTSDDTTFLAEYVLTQEDVDAGLVENQALATGQDPNGDDVVDTSDDNSTIEGEEDVTITDLPEDPGMIAIVKTGTFNDEDGDGFAQAGETITYNFTVTNTGNVTVTNIVVTDPLVTVTGGPIDLAPDAIDATTFVAQYVLTQEDVDAGMVENQALATGQNPNGDDVVDTSDDDSSVEGEEDVTVTDLPEDPGMIAIVKTGTFNDEDGDGFAQAGETITYNFTITNTGNVTVTNIVVTDPLVTVTGGPIDLAPDAIDATTFVAQYVLTQEDVDAGMVENQALATGQNPNGEDVVDTSDDDSSVEGEEDVTVTDLPEDPGMIAIVKTGTFNDEDGDGFAQAGETITYNFTVTNTGNVTVTNIVVTDPLVTVTGGPIDLAPDAIDATTFVAQYVLTQEDVDAGMVENQALATGQNPNGDDVVDTSDDDSSVEGEEDVTVTDLPEDPGMIAIVKTGTFNDEDGDGFAQAGETITYNFTITNTGNVTVTNIVVTDPLVTVTGGPIDLNAGASDATTFSAIYTITQADIDNGGVTNQALATGQNPDGDDVTDTSDDDSNLEDDETITTFPTDEGAIALIKTGFFNDESGDGFAQVGETVTYNFTVTNTGNITITNIVINDPLVTVTGGPIDLSAGEVDTDTFSAVYTLTQADVDAGGVTNQAVVTGQNPDGNDVLDTSDDDSNLEDDITVTDLPQGASISLIKTAVFNDVDGDGFAQVGETITYNFIVTNTGNVTVTNIIIEDPLVNVTGGPIDLDPGETDSTTFVAIYTIVQSDIALGYVTNQAIATGQDPDGIDVVDISDDNNSVEDDETVTNLPIKSSIALEKVGTTVDIDGDGLIQDGEVIQYTFTVTNTGSLPLNNISITDPLVTVDGGPISLLPGESDSTTFTATYVVTPLDIANGFVLNQAVVNSIDSNGLDVTDLSDDPNNDENVDPNMDGNPDDPTLTTFEGVLNIFDLEVFNGISPDGDGINDFFIIEGIDAFPENNVQIFNRWGVQVFEQDGYTNSPTTGFKGISEGRATISADNLLPAGTYFYLISYQTPDGLRRKSGYLYINR; the protein is encoded by the coding sequence ATGTTACTCCTAATAGGGAGCTTTAGTGTTTTAGGAACATTTGAGATGCACTCCCAAGTTATAGGGCAACAAGAAGCCTCAATTACTCAGGGTGTCACCTTTCAATGGGAGGATGATCAAGATGTCAATGGGGATAATGATATTGATAATACAGAAAATAATAGATCTGCAACCATACAGTCTATAACGGTAGGTAATGATGTGTTTAACACCTTCGTGGCTCCTTCTGGTTATCAACTCACGAGATTGGGTGGAAATGGGAATATTGCTGCCAGACATAGTAGGAATGGGATAGTACTTAATCGTACTACACCACCTTTTAGTGGAGAAGTTATTGGTACAAGTGCAAGTGCAACTTTTGATCCTACAGACACTGGTAGTGCTTGGGATAATGCTGCTCTCGCTGCTTTTCAAGATAAAAATTTAAATCACTATTTTACTTCAAATGGTAATGGGCAAAACATCTGTGGTAATTTTAGTGGTGTTGTGGATACGGGTAATGCTCAAAAACAGACATTATTTTATAATCCACCTATTCCTTCTAACCAAGATGGTATCATCGCTATTACAGAGCGTGGTGGTAATAACTGTTTTTATATACGTTTTTATGGTACTAAATTAGGGTCAAATACAGAAACGATACTTGGAGATACTTTCGTTAGAACATCCGGAGACCTTAGAGGTGGTGATGGTCCTAATCCACCGGCACCGGGATCTGATTATTGGGAGTCTGATAGGGAGATTGAAAATAGCCAATCCATTGCTATAGCGCTGTTTGAATTAAATAGTGTGGCACCTACAGGTTCGAAAATTACAAGAGTTGAATTTGTGGCTGCATCTTTAGATGATGGTGATGGTAAATTATTTATTCTTCAGAAATATGCCGTAGATCAATTAGAGATAGGATGCCTTAATGAGAAGTTTGAAGGAAATATTGATCTTTCAAATAATGTTCCTCAGGGTTCAACATACTCTGTGGTGAGTGGTCCTTCTCCTGCCGGTGAAGCATTTAATTTAAATAGCAATGGTACTTTTAGTTATACACCACCTGCTGGTTATACCGGTAGTGTAGTATTTGAGTATCAAGTGTGCTTGCCTGCTCCTAACTCCAGTGTGTGTGATACTGCATTTGTAACGCTTGATTATGTAAGCCCTCCTGAGGCTGCAATTATAGATTTAGATTGTAATTCAAACGGAACTACTAATTTAATTGTCACGAGTCCACTAGGTAATAATCTTGAATACTCTATAAACAATGGACCATTCCAGTCCGACACAACTTTTTCAAATTTATCTGAAGGTAGTTATGTTGTAACTGTAAGAGATAAAAATACTGGATGTTCCCAAGCATCTGTATCTGGATTTGTTATAGAGAATCTTGAAGTCGCTATACCTATTGATGTAGCTGATGTAAGTTGTTTTGGAGGTAATGATGGAGCTATAAATCTTGAGCCATCTGGAGGCAAGGCACCTTATGAGTTTGAATGGAGTAACGGAGCAACTACAGAAGATCTTAGTGGTTTGAGTGCGGGAACATACACAGTCGTTGTGACAGATGCTTATGGTTGTGAGCTTGAGGCAACTGCAGTTGTAAGTGGACCTGCTAAGGCAGTTTCAATCAAACCTAATACAGTAATTACAGCTGTATCTTGTTTTGAGGGTAACGATGGTGCTATAAATATTACGCCGGATGGTGGAACTCCTCCTTATACATATGTATGGAGTAACGGTGCGACTACACAAGATATTTCTAATCTTGAAGCGGGATCATATACGGTTACTGTTATAGATGCTAATAACTGTGAAGCTGAAAGTACATTTAGTGTAGAACAGCCTACCGCAGCATTGTCAATAACTGATACAATAACTAATGTGTTGTGTAATGGTGATGATAGTGGTGCTGTACAATTAACAGTTAGTGGTGGTACAGCTCCTTATACTTATGAATGGAGTGATGGATCAACTACAGCAAACTTAGAAGATGTTACTGCTGGAAGTTATTCGGTAGTGGTTAGAGATGCTAATGATTGTGAAATTCAGGAGTCTTTTACAATTACAGAGCCAGACTCTCCACTAAGTATAAATCTTACTAGAGAAAATGCTACAACTGCACAGAATTGTGCAGATGGCACTGCTATTGCTGCAGTAACGGGAGGAACAGCTCCTTATACTTACTTGTGGAGTAACGGAGCAACGGTTGCAACAATTTCAAACCTTGCGGATGGTACGTATTCTGTAACAGTGAAAGATGCAAATGGTTGTGAAATAACACAGAGCGTTGTTGTAGACTGTATTAATACGTGTGATGCAGTTATAGCAATAGGGACTGTGAGAGATGTACTTTGTGCTGGTGAGGAAACTGGTTCTACTACGGTAAGCGCTAGCTCGGAAGCTAATCCTGATGCGCTTTTTACTTTTACTTGGAGTAATGGAGATGTAGATGCTGGTGTTACTTCTAGTACCTTAGATAATATTGGTGCCGGGGTTTATACAGTAAGTGTTACTATAGATGGGACAGTGTGCCAGCCGGTAGAACAGAGTGTAACAATATCAGAGCCTAGTTCTGCAGTAGGAGTAACAATTGTTACTGAAGATGAAACTGGACCTGGTTTGTCAAATGGTGAGGCTAAAGCAACTGCAACTGGTGGTGTGGCACCTTATACGTATTCTTGGAGTACTGGCGCAACTACTGCAGAAATAAATAACTTAAGTCCTGGTGATTATACCGTAGAGGTGACAGATGCTAATGGATGTACAGTAGAGAATACTGTGACTATTAATCCAGGTAGTTGTAATAATTTAGCAATTACGACAGGGGTAGAGGATGTGACTTGTAATGGTTTTTCAGATGGTTCTATTATATCAACAACAACTGGAGGAAATGGACCATTTACCTACTCTTGGAGTAATGGAGCTACAACAGAAAATATCAATAATGTAACTGCAGGTTCATATACGGTTACTGTTACAGATTCTTTTACAAATTGTACAGCTCAGTCGACTGTTACAGTAAATGAGCCTACAGTATTAAGTGCAGGTATTGCTGTAAATAATGTATTGTGTTTTGGAGAATCAACAGGTTCTTTAAATCTTACAGTATCTGGTGGTACTCCAGATTATACATACGAGTGGAGTGGTGGTCAGACTATTGAAGATTTAACTGCTTTACCAGCTGGAAATTATTCGGTTATTGTTACTGATGGAAATGGTTGTACAACTACAGCTCAAGCTGTAATCAGTCAACCAGCTAGTGCGGTAACAGCTGATGTTTCTAGTACAAACGAAAATGGTGCTACGGCAAATGATGGTACTGCGACTGTTTTACCAGAAGGTGGAACTATGCCTTACACGATTTTGTGGAGTAATGGAGAGACTACTAATACTATTGATGGTCTTGATGCTGGGGATTATGCAGTTGTCGTTACAGATGCAAATGGATGTACATATGAAGAGACTATTACTGTAGCTTCGACAAATCAAGTACCCGCTCCAGTTAATGATTCAGCAACAACAAGCGAAGATACTGCTGTGGCGATTAATGTTACAGATAATGATAGTTTTGGGTCAGATGGTCCAAATGATTCAGTGATAGTTATTACAGAACAACCAGAGAATGGATCTGTAACTGTTGATGATGGTGGAACTCCAAATGACCCAACTGATGATACTGTACTTTATACTCCAGAACCTGATTTTAATGGAACTGATACCTTTGAGTACGAAATTACAGACAGTAATGGAGATTCTGAGACGGCTACTGTAACGGTAGTGGTTACTCCAGTGGATGATGTAGTTTCAGATACTTCAAATACAGATGAAGATGTACCTGTTGAAATAGATGTATTAGGGAATGATACTTTCGATGAAAATGCTGATGTGGCAATAACAGATGTTACGGATCCTGCAAACGGAACAGTAGAGATCAACGATAATGGCACTGTAACCTATACTCCAAATCCTGATTTCAACGGAGAAGATACTTTTGAATACACGGTAACAGTAACGAATCCAGATGGAACAACTACCACTGAGACAGCTATCGTTACCGTAACGGTAAGTCCTATTGTAGATGTCGCTGATGATGCGGAGACTACGCCGGAAGATACTCCTGTGAATGTAGATGTGTTAGGTAATGATACTTTTGAGGGTACCAATAACGAGGTAACAGATGTTACGGATCCTGCAAACGGAACTGTAGTTATCAACGATGATGGCACTGTAACCTATACTCCAGATCCTGATTTCAACGGAGAAGATACTTTTGATTACACAGTAACTGTAACAAACCCTGATGGAACAACAACAACTGAAACTGCTACTGTAGTAGTAACAGTAACTCCAGAGGAGGATGTAATGGATGATGCTGCGACAACACCAGAAGATACACCAGTAGATATTGATGTATTAGAGAATGATGGTTTTGATCCTGCTGCCGATGTAGCAGTAACAGATGTTACGGATCCTGCAAATGGAACTGTAGTTATCAACGATGATGGAACTGTAACTTACACTCCAGATCCTGATTTCAACGGAGAAGATACTTTTGATTACACAGTAACCGTAACAAACCCTGATGGAACAACAACAACTGAGACTGCTACTGTAGTAGTAACAGTAACTCCAGAGGAGGATGTAATGGATGACGCTGCGACAACACCAGAAGATACACCAGTAGATATTGATGTATTAGAGAATGATGGTTTCGATCCTGCTGCTGATGTAGCAGTAACAGATGTTACGGATCCTGCAAACGGAACTGTAGTTATCAACGATGATGGAACTGTAACCTATACTCCAGATCCTGATTTCAACGGAGAAGATACTTTTGATTACACAGTAACTGTAACAAACCCTGATGGAACAACAACAACTGAGACTGCTACTGTAGTAGTAACAGTAACTCCAGAGGAGGATGTAATGGATGACGCTGCGACAACACCAGAAGATACACCAGTAGACATTGATGTATTAGAGAATGATGGTTTCAATCCTGCTGCTGATGTAGCAGTAACAGATGTTACGGATCCTGCAAACGGAACTGTAGTTATCAACGATGATGGAACTGTAACCTATACTCCAGATCCTGATTTCAACGGAGAAGATACTTTTGATTACACAGTAACTGTAACAAATCCTGATGGAACAACAACAACTGAGACTGCTACTGTAGTAGTAACAGTAACTCCAGAGGAGGATGTAATGGATGATGCTGCGACAACACCAGAAGATACACCAGTAGATATTGATGTATTAGAGAATGATGGTTTCGATCCTGCTGCTGATGTAGCAGTAACAGATGTTACGGATCCTGCAAACGGAACTGTAGTTATCAACGATGATGGCACTGTAACCTATACTCCAGATCCTGATTTCAACGGAGAAGATACTTTTGATTACACAGTAACTGTAACAAACCCTGATGGAACAACAACAACTGAGACTGCTACTGTAGTAGTAACAGTAACTCCAGAGCAGGATGTAATGGATGATGCTGCGACAACACCAGAAGATACACCAGTAGATATTGATGTATTAGAGAATGATGGTTTCGATCCTGCTGCTGATGTAGCAGTAACAGATGTTACGGATCCTGCAAACGGAACTGTAGTTATCAACGATGATGGCACTGTAACCTATACTCCAGATCCTGATTTCAACGGAGAAGATACTTTTGATTACACAGTAACTGTAACAAACCCTGATGGAACAACAACAACTGAGACTGCTACTGTAGTAGTAACAGTAACTCCAGAGGAGGATGTAATGGATGATGCTGCGACAACACCAGAAGATACACCAGTAGATATTGATGTATTAGAGAATGATGGTTTCGATCCTGCTGCTGATGTAGCAGTAACAGATGTTACGGATCCTGCAAATGGAACTGTAGTTATCAACGATGATGGCACTGTAACCTATACTCCAGATCCTGATTTCAACGGAGAAGATACTTTTGATTACACAGTAACTGTAACAAATCCTGATGGAACAACAACAACTGAGACTGCTACTGTAGTAGTAACAGTAACTCCAGAGGAGGATGTAATGGATGACGCTGCGACAACACCAGAAGATACACCAGTAGATATTGATGTATTAGAGAATGATGGTTTCGATCCTGCTGCCGATGTAGCAGTAACAGATGTTACGGATCCTGCAAACGGAACTGTAGTTATCAACGATGATGGAACTGTAACTTACACTCCAGATCCTAACTTCAACGGAGAAGATACTTTTGATTACACAGTAACTGTAACAAACCCTGATGGAACAACAACAACTGAAACTGCTACTGTAGTAGTAACAGTAACTCCAGATAATCCATCACTAGATCTATTTAAAGAAGGTAATTATGAAGATACAAATGAAGATGGGGTAGTAAATCTTGGAGATTCTATTATATACAACTTTATAGTATTCAATAATGGTGATGTTCCACTTAGTAATATTACTCTAACTGATGAATTAGTTGAAGTAATGGGTGGACCTATAGATCTTGAAGTTGGAGAAAGTGATTCGATGACATTTACAGCGATATACGCTATTACTCAAGATGATATTAATGCAGGAGCTGTATATAACCAAGCAATTGCTACTGGTGAAGATCCAGCTGGAGAATTAGCAACAGATGCATCTGAAGATCCAACCGGTATAGATCCTAATAATCCTCTTAACGATCCAGATTGTATGGAATGTACTATTACAGTTCTTAATCAAGATCCGGAAATTGCAATTGTTAAGACTGGACTGTTCAATGATCAAAATGGAGACGGTTTCGCTCAAGCTGGTGAGACAATCACTTATAACTTCTCTGTGACAAACACTGGAAATGTTACAGTAACTAATATTGTTGTAACAGATCCATTAGTAACAGTAACTGGAGGTCCTATTGATTTAGTGCCTGGAACTAGTGATGATACTACGTTTTTAGCTGAATATGTCTTAACACAAGAAGATGTGGATGCAGGACTAGTAGAAAACCAAGCACTTGCAACTGGTCAAGATCCAAATGGAGATGATGTAGTAGATACTTCTGATGATAATAGTACAATAGAAGGGGAAGAGGATGTAACAATCACAGATTTACCAGAAGATCCAGGAATGATAGCAATAGTTAAGACTGGAACGTTCAATGATGAAGATGGAGATGGTTTTGCTCAAGCTGGTGAAACAATCACTTATAACTTCACAGTGACAAACACTGGAAATGTAACCGTAACAAACATTGTGGTAACAGATCCATTGGTAACTGTAACTGGAGGTCCTATAGATTTAGCACCTGATGCTATTGACGCTACTACATTTGTAGCTCAGTATGTATTAACACAAGAAGATGTAGACGCAGGAATGGTAGAAAACCAAGCCCTTGCAACTGGTCAGAACCCTAATGGAGATGACGTTGTAGATACATCAGATGATGATAGTAGTGTAGAAGGTGAAGAAGATGTGACAGTCACAGATTTACCAGAAGATCCAGGAATGATAGCAATAGTTAAGACTGGAACGTTCAATGATGAAGATGGAGATGGTTTTGCACAAGCTGGTGAGACAATCACTTATAACTTCACAATTACAAACACTGGAAATGTAACAGTGACTAATATTGTTGTAACAGACCCATTAGTAACAGTAACTGGAGGTCCTATAGATTTAGCACCTGATGCTATTGACGCTACTACATTTGTAGCTCAGTATGTATTAACACAAGAAGATGTAGACGCAGGAATGGTAGAAAACCAAGCCCTTGCAACTGGTCAGAACCCTAATGGAGAAGACGTTGTAGATACATCAGATGATGATAGTAGTGTAGAAGGTGAAGAAGATGTGACAGTCACAGATTTACCAGAAGATCCAGGAATGATAGCAATAGTTAAGACTGGAACGTTCAATGATGAAGATGGAGATGGTTTTGCTCAAGCTGGTGAAACAATCACTTATAACTTCACAGTGACAAACACTGGAAATGTAACCGTAACAAACATTGTGGTAACAGATCCATTGGTAACTGTAACTGGAGGTCCTATAGATTTAGCACCTGATGCTATTGACGCTACTACATTTGTAGCTCAGTATGTATTAACACAAGAAGATGTAGACGCAGGAATGGTAGAAAACCAAGCCCTTGCAACTGGTCAGAACCCTAATGGAGATGACGTTGTAGATACATCAGATGATGATAGTAGTGTAGAAGGTGAAGAAGATGTGACAGTCACAGATTTACCAGAAGATCCAGGAATGATAGCAATAGTTAAGACTGGAACGTTCAATGATGAAGATGGAGATGGTTTTGCACAAGCTGGTGAGACAATCACTTATAACTTCACAATTACAAACACTGGAAATGTAACAGTGACTAATATTGTTGTAACAGACCCATTAGTAACAGTAACTGGTGGACCGATTGATTTAAATGCTGGCGCTTCAGATGCTACAACTTTTAGTGCTATTTATACTATTACGCAAGCAGATATTGACAATGGCGGAGTAACAAATCAAGCACTTGCAACAGGACAGAATCCTGATGGCGATGATGTAACAGATACTTCAGATGACGATAGTAATCTTGAGGATGATGAAACAATCACTACGTTCCCAACAGACGAAGGAGCGATTGCATTAATCAAGACTGGATTCTTTAATGATGAAAGCGGAGATGGTTTTGCGCAAGTAGGAGAGACGGTGACGTATAACTTCACCGTAACGAACACAGGAAATATAACGATTACAAATATTGTGATCAATGACCCATTAGTGACTGTAACTGGTGGACCGATTGATTTATCAGCAGGGGAAGTAGATACTGATACTTTTAGTGCAGTATATACATTAACTCAAGCCGACGTAGATGCTGGAGGAGTAACAAATCAAGCGGTAGTTACAGGGCAAAACCCTGATGGCAATGACGTATTAGATACTTCAGATGACGATAGTAACCTAGAGGATGACATAACTGTAACAGACTTGCCTCAAGGAGCTAGCATAAGTTTAATTAAAACTGCTGTATTTAATGATGTTGACGGTGACGGATTTGCTCAAGTAGGCGAAACCATTACTTACAACTTTATAGTTACAAATACAGGAAATGTAACCGTCACAAATATTATCATTGAAGACCCATTAGTAAATGTAACTGGCGGACCTATCGACTTGGACCCAGGTGAGACAGATAGTACAACATTTGTAGCTATTTATACTATAGTTCAAAGTGATATTGCTCTTGGTTATGTTACGAACCAGGCTATTGCAACAGGGCAAGATCCTGATGGTATTGATGTTGTTGATATTTCAGACGATAATAATAGTGTCGAAGATGATGAAACAGTTACTAATCTTCCAATTAAAAGTTCAATAGCTTTAGAGAAAGTAGGAACAACTGTCGATATTGATGGTGATGGTTTAATTCAGGATGGAGAAGTAATTCAGTACACATTTACTGTCACTAACACAGGATCACTTCCATTAAATAATATTTCAATAACTGACCCATTGGTAACAGTTGATGGAGGACCTATATCATTATTACCTGGAGAATCAGACAGTACTACATTTACAGCAACCTATGTAGTAACCCCTCTTGATATAGCAAACGGATTTGTACTAAATCAAGCTGTAGTAAACTCCATCGATTCAAATGGTCTTGACGTAACTGATTTATCTGATGACCCTAACAATGATGAGAACGTTGATCCAAATATGGATGGTAATCCAGATGATCCAACACTTACTACATTTGAAGGAGTTCTTAATATTTTTGATTTGGAAGTATTTAATGGAATATCACCAGATGGAGATGGGATAAATGATTTCTTTATTATAGAAGGAATTGATGCTTTCCCAGAAAATAATGTACAGATATTTAACAGATGGGGTGTACAAGTTTTTGAACAAGATGGTTATACAAATAGTCCAACTACTGGTTTTAAAGGTATTTC